The stretch of DNA AGTTGTTTATGAGCCATCCACCGCTGGAAGAGCGGATCGCTGCTTTGCGTAACTCACGTTAATAGCTGCTGTCAGGGATTGCCGGTCAGTCGCGGTCGTCGTCATTGACGGCGGCCAGACGGGCCTGGCTGTCCCACTGACCTGCCCAGGCAAAGCGCGGCATCTGCCGAAAGGCTTCTTTCAGTCGCTGATCCCAGCTGCGTTTGACTTCGCGTAGAAACTCACTGTCCTCATCGAACCTGAGTGGCGCATCCAGGGTCAAGGTATCAGTCCGATACACCAGCACCTCGATAGGAGGGCCCACGCTCAGATTGCTGCGCATGGTCGAATCCATGGAGACCAAGGCGCACAGTGCACAGGTATCCAGTTCGAGATCGCGTGTCAGAATACGGTCAAGAATGGGTTTTCCGTACTTGCTTTCGCCGATCTGCAAATAGGGTGTGTCGTGTGAACTGGTGATGTGATTGCCTTCAGGATACACCATCATGATGCGATGTTTTTTACCGGCAATCTGCCCGCCGATAATAAAGCTGGCTTCAAAGCCGCTGCCGCGTGAAGCGTGTTTATCCTGCTCTTCACGGCTGATGCCGCCAAGATATTCTGCCGCCTCACTGACCGATTCTACAGTCAGCAGACTGGTAGCTGCGCGCTCCTTTATATCCCGTTTTATGCGGCTGATGGTGGCCTGAGTGGTGCCCAAGTTTCCCGCCGACATGATGACAAACTGGCGCTGTCCTTCAACACCAAAGCGGTACATTTTGCTGTAAGTGCTGACCTGGTCAATGCCGGCGTTGGTCCGTGAATCAGAACAGAATACCAAGCCGGCGTCGACCGCAATGGCAACGCAGTATGTCATAGGATGCCTTGGACGATGGAGCGCGCCAGGCGCGCCTCAGTCGTCGGAAATATCGTCTGTGTCGTAGTAATCGTCGACGCTGTTAATGTCGTCGCGGAAGAAGCGGTCGTCGTCCATGTCGTCAAACTGGAGATC from Pseudohongiella spirulinae encodes:
- a CDS encoding peptidase — translated: MTYCVAIAVDAGLVFCSDSRTNAGIDQVSTYSKMYRFGVEGQRQFVIMSAGNLGTTQATISRIKRDIKERAATSLLTVESVSEAAEYLGGISREEQDKHASRGSGFEASFIIGGQIAGKKHRIMMVYPEGNHITSSHDTPYLQIGESKYGKPILDRILTRDLELDTCALCALVSMDSTMRSNLSVGPPIEVLVYRTDTLTLDAPLRFDEDSEFLREVKRSWDQRLKEAFRQMPRFAWAGQWDSQARLAAVNDDDRD